The stretch of DNA GTCCGGTCACCGCCATCCGCACCGGCGCCATCGACCCCGACCCCGACTGGACGCCGCTGCACAACACCCCGGCGCACCCGGACTATCCGAGCGGCCACACCACCTACGCGGGCGCGGCGGAGGGGATACTGTCCGCGCTCACCGGGCCGCGCACCGCGCCGTTCGAGCTGACCAGCCCCACCGCGCCGGGGGTCACCCGGACGTACACGGACTGGCACCGGCTGACGGCCGAGAACGTCGACGCGCGGGTCCTCTCGGGCATCCACACCCGCTCGGCGGACGAGGCCGGAGTCACCCTCGGCGAGAAGGTGGCCGCGTACGTGCTGCGCGCCTCCGGCCACCTCCTGCGCTAGTCCGGGGCTCAGTCGCGCGAGGCCGGGCGGCGGCGGGTGGCCGGGTCGGTGAGCGACGGGGGCTGGTAGCCCTCGTCGGCCGGGCTGATCGTGGTGCCGGGCGGCACGATCTCGTCGATCCGGTCGAGCACGTCCCGCGAGAGACGGACGTCGACCGCGCCGAGCTGGCTCACCAGGTGCTCCTGGGTGCGCGGGCCGATGATCACCGTCGACACGGCCGGGTGCTCCAGCACGAACGCCAGCGACAGGTGGATCAGCGACAGCCCCGCCTCGTCGGCCAGCTCGGCGAGTTGCTCCGCCGCCTCGCGCTTGCGCTGGTTGGCCGCCAGCTCCGGATCGTGCCGGTGCGGCTGGCGCTCCAGACGGCTGGACACGACGTGCGTGGTGTCCCCCTTGCGGTAGCGACCGGACAGCCAGCCACCGGCCAGCGGGCTCCACGGCAGAACACCAAGACCGTACCGCTCGGCGACGGGCAGCACCGCCCGCTCCGCCGCCCGGGCCAGGATGGAGTACGGGGGCTGCTCGGTGACGGGGCGCTGACGGCGCAGGCGCTCGGCGATCCACTGGCCCTCGACGATCTGGTGCGGTTCGAAGGTCGTGGTGCCGAAGTAGCGGATCTTGCCCTGCCGTACGAGGTCGTCGAGTGCGCCGAGCGTCTCCTCGAAGTCGGTGGCGGGGTCGGGCCGGTGGACCTGGTAGAGGTCGATGTGGTCGGTGCCCAGGCGGCGCAGGCTGTCCTCGACGGCCCGGTGGATCCAGCGGCGTGAGTTGCCCTGGTGGTTGGGGTTGTCACCGATCTGGCCGTGGAACTTGGTCGCGAGGAACACGTCGTCCCGGCGGCTGTCCGCGAGGGCCTTGCCGACGATCTCCTCGTTCTCGCCCTGGGAGTACACATCGGCCGTGTCGATGACGTTGATGCCCGCGTCGAGGGCCTGGTGAATGATCTTGACGGCGTCGTCGTGGTCACGGTTGGCCCAGGCGCCGAAGTTCATCGCGCCGAGCGTCAGGGGGCTGACCTTCACGCCGGTACGGCCGAGGGTGCGGTACGTGGTCATGTCTTCGGTGTCTTCCTTCTCTTTGCGCATCGTTTTGGACATCGTCCTGGACACCGTCAGAAGAACCCTGTCAGCGGCGGCGGTTCGCCGTTGAGGAGGTAGTCACCCACCACACGTGCCTTGTGGGCGATCGGATTGTGGCTGACCAGGGTGCGGGCGTTGCGCCAGTGGCGGTCGAGGTTGAACTCGCGCCGGGTGGCCGAGGCCCCGCCCACGTCGTACAGCCGCTCCGCCGTCCGCAGGGCCGCCTGTGCGGCCACCACCTGCGCCTGCGCCACCTCGGTGGCCGCCTCGGCGAGCGCCGGTTCGCCGCCCGCGACGCCGTCCTCGCCGCGGGGGCCGGCTAGGGCACGGTCGATGGCGGCGGCCGCGCGCACCACGGTGGCCTCGGCCCCGTACCCGAGCGCCGCCATCTCGCCCACGGTGTGCTGCACGAACGGGTCCTGGACCGCGTGGTCGACGCCGCTGTGCCGTACCGCGCGGGCCCGGTCGCGGGCGTAGCCGATCGCGTCGCGCACCGCGTTCTTGGCGATGCCGGTCTCCACGGCGGCGAGGTAGAGCTGGTGGAACGCGCCGAGATGGGTCCGGCGCACCCCCACGGTCTCGTCCACGGCGACCTCGTGCGGGTACACCGCCACGTCGTCCAGCTCCGTGGTGCCGCTCGCCGTCATGCGCTGACCCATGCCGTCCCAGTCGTCGATCAGCCGGAGCCCGGGGCGGCCGTGCGGGAGCACCACGCAAACCCGCTGGTCGAGGTGGTTCTTCGCGGTGATGACCACCCAGTCGGCGAACAGGCTGCCGGTGCTGTAGTACTTCGTGCCGCTCAGCCGGTAGCGGTCGCCGTCGGGTACCAGCGCGGTGTGGATGTCGCCGGGGTGCTCGGCGGCGGTCTCCCCGGTGGCGTTGCCGAAGAGCTCGCCCGCCGAGGCCGCGGCGAACCACCGTTCGCGGTCCTCCTGCCCACCGTCGCTGATGAGCTTCTCGAGGAAACCGAAGTGCGGCCGGAGCGCCTGTGCCACATTGGAGTCCGCCTCCGCGAGGTCGATGACGGTCCGGAAGAGGTCCACGAGGCTCGCCCCCGGGCCGCCGTACGCCACTGGGACCCGCAGCGATCCGACGGCACTCGCCCGCACCGCGTCCATCGACCCGTACGGCAGTTCCCGCTCGGCCTCGCGGCGCGCCGTGTCGACGGAGAGGGAGGCGGCCAACTCCGGTACGCGGGCCAGTACCTCCCGTACCGTGACGGTCCGCCGGGCCGTGGTGGTGTTCATCGGGCCGTGGCCCCTTTCTC from Streptomyces asiaticus encodes:
- a CDS encoding acyl-CoA dehydrogenase family protein, with the translated sequence MNTTTARRTVTVREVLARVPELAASLSVDTARREAERELPYGSMDAVRASAVGSLRVPVAYGGPGASLVDLFRTVIDLAEADSNVAQALRPHFGFLEKLISDGGQEDRERWFAAASAGELFGNATGETAAEHPGDIHTALVPDGDRYRLSGTKYYSTGSLFADWVVITAKNHLDQRVCVVLPHGRPGLRLIDDWDGMGQRMTASGTTELDDVAVYPHEVAVDETVGVRRTHLGAFHQLYLAAVETGIAKNAVRDAIGYARDRARAVRHSGVDHAVQDPFVQHTVGEMAALGYGAEATVVRAAAAIDRALAGPRGEDGVAGGEPALAEAATEVAQAQVVAAQAALRTAERLYDVGGASATRREFNLDRHWRNARTLVSHNPIAHKARVVGDYLLNGEPPPLTGFF
- a CDS encoding aldo/keto reductase; the protein is MTTYRTLGRTGVKVSPLTLGAMNFGAWANRDHDDAVKIIHQALDAGINVIDTADVYSQGENEEIVGKALADSRRDDVFLATKFHGQIGDNPNHQGNSRRWIHRAVEDSLRRLGTDHIDLYQVHRPDPATDFEETLGALDDLVRQGKIRYFGTTTFEPHQIVEGQWIAERLRRQRPVTEQPPYSILARAAERAVLPVAERYGLGVLPWSPLAGGWLSGRYRKGDTTHVVSSRLERQPHRHDPELAANQRKREAAEQLAELADEAGLSLIHLSLAFVLEHPAVSTVIIGPRTQEHLVSQLGAVDVRLSRDVLDRIDEIVPPGTTISPADEGYQPPSLTDPATRRRPASRD